The following are encoded in a window of Pedobacter cryoconitis genomic DNA:
- a CDS encoding lipoprotein signal peptidase, whose translation MKGYSKPLLVIFLVLLVDQVLKTWIKTNMYVGQEFKIIGNWFIIHFTENNGMAFGMEFGGEFGKLALSLFRIAAVAAIGYGLYYLVKHKYHRGLVLNVALIFAGALGNIIDSVAYGKIYGYSTLFHGRVVDMFYFPILEGIFPKWVPVWGGEDYIFFRPVFNVADAAISVGVIAILIFQKKYFKEEVKEEIGPNNEVVED comes from the coding sequence ATGAAAGGCTATTCTAAACCTTTGCTGGTTATCTTCCTGGTCCTTTTAGTGGATCAGGTGTTGAAGACCTGGATTAAAACTAATATGTATGTGGGTCAGGAGTTCAAAATTATTGGCAACTGGTTCATTATACATTTTACGGAGAACAATGGAATGGCCTTCGGAATGGAGTTTGGTGGTGAATTCGGTAAACTGGCTTTATCATTATTCAGAATTGCTGCGGTAGCGGCAATTGGCTATGGTTTGTATTACCTGGTGAAACATAAGTACCACAGAGGTCTTGTCCTGAATGTGGCCCTGATTTTTGCAGGTGCATTGGGTAATATAATTGACTCTGTAGCTTATGGTAAGATATATGGTTATTCTACGCTGTTTCACGGCCGCGTAGTGGATATGTTTTACTTTCCGATACTGGAAGGCATCTTCCCTAAATGGGTGCCTGTATGGGGCGGAGAAGACTACATTTTCTTCAGACCGGTGTTCAATGTTGCAGATGCTGCCATATCTGTTGGGGTGATCGCTATCCTGATCTTCCAGAAAAAATATTTTAAGGAAGAGGTGAAGGAAGAGATCGGGCCGAATAATGAGGTCGTTGAAGATTAA
- the serS gene encoding serine--tRNA ligase: MLQVNYIRENREKVLERLGVRNFKQPELVDEIIKLDEERRQTQTSLDNLSAIANANAKQVGELMRSGKKEEAEAIKAETTSNKEHIKTLSDQLNVVEQHLYNALVQLPNLPGELVPAGATPEENEVVLTHGAPAELHGKALPHWELTTKYDIIDFELGTKITGAGFPVYKGKGARLQRALINFFLDRATEQGYREMQVPLMINEASGFGTGQLPDKEGQMYHSTVDNLFLIPTAEVPVTNLYRDVILKEEELPVKNTAYTPCFRREAGSYGAHVRGLNRLHQFDKVELVQVVHPDKSYEVLEEMSAYVQSLLKDLGLHFRVLRLCGGDMGFTAAMTYDMEVWSAAQQRWLEVSSVSNFESFQTNRLKLRFKGNGGKTQLAHTLNGSALALPRIVAAILENYQTEDGIIIPEVLVKYTGFDRID; encoded by the coding sequence ATGCTGCAAGTTAACTATATCCGCGAAAATAGAGAGAAAGTTTTAGAACGCTTAGGCGTCCGTAATTTCAAACAACCTGAACTGGTTGATGAAATTATCAAATTAGATGAAGAACGCAGACAGACTCAAACTTCGCTGGATAACTTATCCGCAATCGCAAATGCCAATGCTAAACAGGTTGGTGAACTGATGCGAAGTGGTAAAAAAGAGGAAGCTGAAGCAATTAAAGCAGAGACTACTTCTAATAAAGAACATATCAAAACCCTTTCAGATCAATTGAATGTGGTAGAACAGCATTTATACAATGCATTAGTACAATTGCCTAACTTACCTGGTGAACTGGTTCCTGCGGGCGCTACACCAGAGGAGAATGAAGTGGTACTGACGCATGGTGCTCCTGCTGAACTGCATGGAAAAGCTTTGCCACACTGGGAGCTGACTACCAAATATGATATTATAGATTTTGAGCTGGGTACTAAAATTACCGGTGCAGGTTTTCCTGTATACAAAGGTAAAGGAGCCCGTTTACAACGTGCACTGATTAATTTCTTTCTGGACCGTGCTACAGAACAGGGGTATAGAGAAATGCAGGTGCCATTGATGATCAACGAAGCTTCGGGTTTCGGAACAGGCCAGTTGCCGGATAAAGAAGGACAAATGTATCATTCTACAGTAGATAACCTTTTTCTGATCCCTACTGCTGAAGTCCCTGTTACCAACCTTTATCGTGATGTGATTTTAAAAGAAGAAGAATTGCCAGTTAAAAATACAGCATATACGCCTTGTTTCCGTCGGGAGGCAGGATCATATGGCGCGCATGTACGTGGTTTAAACAGATTGCACCAATTTGATAAAGTAGAATTGGTACAGGTGGTACACCCGGATAAATCTTACGAAGTACTGGAAGAGATGAGCGCTTATGTACAGTCTTTACTGAAAGATTTAGGCTTACACTTCCGCGTATTGCGTTTATGCGGTGGCGATATGGGCTTTACCGCAGCTATGACCTATGACATGGAAGTATGGAGCGCTGCACAACAACGCTGGCTTGAAGTTTCTTCTGTTTCTAACTTTGAATCTTTCCAGACTAACCGTTTGAAATTAAGATTCAAAGGAAACGGTGGAAAAACGCAATTAGCGCATACGTTAAATGGTAGTGCTTTAGCTTTACCACGTATTGTAGCTGCTATCCTGGAAAACTATCAAACAGAAGATGGTATTATCATTCCAGAAGTTTTAGTGAAATACACAGGATTCGATCGTATAGATTAA
- a CDS encoding DUF6443 domain-containing protein has translation MLKYIYHPLSFLCLLFFGTGIADAQQNITYNVYSGQNEITATGSITLRSGFHIPQPVPGKSVRIYTTAGFGNCTPLVVIPSSNQNYVSTRIFKLPGVNNDNLDVQRNVCEVNQTVQYFDGLGRLSQAVSVQGSSNLRDVVQPAFYDAFDRENKKYLPYTIANNNGGYRSEALTEQTAFYINPAGASAPNVVAIPNAAFSETRFDNSPLNRVEEQGATGVSWQPGNGHTIRLSYNTNNIDTAYTKSGFAVRLYEVKWNANGFNRTLLNSGFYHANELSLTINKNENWTSRDDKAGTTEEYKDRKGRIVLKRSFNRTDADLIETLSTYYVYDNQGRLCFVLPPGANPDLGSISQTTLENFCYQYRYDGRLRLIERWLPGATEWNSIVYNTRDEVVLSQDANQKVKGQWVYNKYDGIGRLVITGLYNNKLSRDSLQKIADAKTIFSETRTGKTDYTNLSFPQTDTEVYTSNYYDDYNFPGGDTYFYKGASIMTRGLLTGSKVKVLGGSQPVLLSLFFYDDDGHKVKSFSQHNLGGSADTSNYDEVLSTYSFIGTLLANKRIHHAGGVLTTIANRYVYDHMNRNLATMESINQGSEIVLSKMDYNEAGQMVRKSLHSTDNGSSYLQSNNYTYNERGWLKSNNSPLFSFELKYQDGDNPQWNGNISNQYWGNNGTNTNNFSYTYDKLNRLLSGISKEGGMSELLNYDLMGNINTLSRDGGIKGIYNYTGNKLMNISKGPLATGDYSYDANGNTTTDGRSGVTLAYNVLNLPITATKSGLNLSYIYDATGNKLKKITTGTTRDYINGIEYNGSAIELIHTDEGVARRNGSGYSYEYNLTDHLGNVRYSFYKNPVTGKTDRIQSDDYYPFGLRKSSGATISLINKYLYNSKELQDELGQYDYGARFYDPVIGRWNVIDQLAEKHHETNPYNYVLNNPMSYIDPLGLDTSKAGSVAPIKPLDIVIGDNGQEIVNALPEIQVAANKKDESITDGNGRIKYKDGLIENFEYTGGGAGKYAVFTDVSGDKIYFPGVNISATLVGDGAGVTFPTGDIFMSVKDNGLEDLQHEYGHFLDYKYANNSNYNAGVMAISFLSTFRAKAYEILNKKGGEHKRSLTEVRANILSSGFFGPKSPIATSKYYPKK, from the coding sequence ATGTTAAAATATATATATCATCCTCTGTCATTTTTGTGCCTTTTATTCTTTGGTACTGGAATAGCAGATGCCCAACAAAATATTACTTATAATGTGTATAGTGGTCAGAATGAAATCACAGCAACAGGCAGCATTACATTGAGGTCTGGCTTTCATATTCCTCAGCCTGTACCAGGAAAAAGTGTTCGGATTTATACTACAGCCGGCTTTGGAAATTGTACGCCCTTAGTAGTTATTCCAAGTTCAAATCAGAATTACGTGAGTACTCGTATATTTAAATTGCCAGGGGTTAATAATGATAATCTGGATGTGCAGAGAAATGTTTGTGAAGTTAATCAGACTGTACAATATTTTGACGGGCTAGGGCGACTGTCACAAGCGGTTAGTGTGCAGGGAAGCAGTAATCTGAGGGATGTTGTCCAGCCTGCTTTTTACGATGCTTTTGATCGTGAAAACAAAAAATATCTGCCTTATACAATTGCCAATAATAATGGAGGATATAGAAGTGAGGCATTAACTGAGCAAACTGCTTTTTATATAAATCCAGCTGGGGCATCAGCTCCAAACGTTGTCGCAATACCAAATGCTGCTTTCTCAGAAACGCGCTTTGACAATTCGCCACTAAACAGAGTTGAAGAACAGGGGGCAACAGGTGTATCATGGCAACCAGGTAATGGACATACGATTCGGCTAAGCTACAACACAAATAATATTGATACTGCTTATACTAAATCGGGTTTTGCAGTGAGATTATACGAGGTCAAGTGGAATGCTAATGGATTTAATCGGACATTGTTAAACTCTGGCTTTTATCATGCGAATGAATTGTCTCTTACTATTAATAAGAATGAAAATTGGACAAGCAGGGATGATAAGGCTGGTACAACAGAAGAATATAAAGATAGGAAAGGTAGAATAGTACTTAAGCGCTCATTTAATAGAACAGATGCGGATTTAATAGAGACTCTTTCTACTTATTATGTATATGATAACCAGGGGAGACTTTGTTTTGTATTACCTCCGGGAGCAAACCCTGATTTGGGAAGTATTAGTCAGACAACTTTAGAAAATTTTTGTTATCAGTACCGCTATGATGGTCGTCTGCGATTGATAGAAAGATGGTTGCCAGGTGCTACAGAATGGAATAGTATAGTTTATAATACCAGAGATGAAGTTGTGCTTTCTCAAGATGCAAATCAAAAAGTAAAAGGTCAATGGGTATACAATAAATATGATGGAATTGGAAGATTAGTAATTACTGGTCTTTATAATAATAAACTTAGTCGTGATTCTTTACAAAAAATTGCAGATGCAAAAACAATTTTTTCTGAGACCAGAACTGGTAAAACCGATTATACTAATTTATCCTTCCCTCAGACAGATACAGAGGTTTATACTTCTAATTACTATGACGACTACAACTTTCCAGGAGGAGATACTTATTTTTATAAAGGGGCAAGTATAATGACCAGAGGACTGCTGACAGGTAGTAAAGTGAAAGTGTTGGGTGGAAGTCAGCCAGTGCTTTTGTCTTTGTTTTTTTACGATGATGATGGACACAAGGTAAAAAGCTTTAGTCAGCATAATCTTGGTGGATCAGCGGATACAAGTAACTATGATGAGGTATTAAGTACTTATAGTTTTATAGGTACATTGTTAGCTAATAAAAGAATACATCATGCAGGGGGTGTATTGACTACTATAGCTAATCGTTATGTTTATGATCATATGAATAGGAATCTGGCCACTATGGAATCGATCAATCAGGGCAGCGAAATAGTCTTAAGTAAAATGGATTACAATGAGGCAGGACAGATGGTTCGAAAATCATTGCATAGTACTGATAATGGAAGTAGCTATTTGCAGAGTAACAATTACACATATAATGAACGTGGTTGGTTGAAATCGAATAATTCTCCTCTATTTAGTTTTGAGTTAAAATATCAGGATGGTGATAATCCACAATGGAATGGTAATATCTCCAATCAATATTGGGGTAACAATGGTACTAACACGAATAACTTTAGTTATACATATGATAAACTGAATAGGCTATTAAGTGGAATAAGTAAAGAGGGGGGGATGAGTGAGCTATTGAATTATGATTTGATGGGTAACATTAACACATTGAGTAGAGATGGTGGAATTAAAGGTATCTATAATTATACAGGTAATAAATTGATGAATATATCTAAAGGACCATTAGCTACCGGAGATTATAGTTATGATGCGAATGGAAATACCACTACTGATGGTAGAAGTGGAGTCACATTAGCTTACAATGTGTTAAATTTGCCAATAACTGCTACAAAATCGGGTCTGAATTTATCTTATATTTATGACGCAACCGGAAACAAGTTAAAGAAAATTACTACTGGAACAACTCGTGACTATATCAATGGTATAGAATACAATGGTTCAGCAATTGAATTGATTCATACGGATGAAGGAGTTGCCAGAAGGAATGGATCAGGTTATAGCTATGAATACAATTTAACAGATCATTTAGGTAATGTTAGATACAGTTTTTATAAAAATCCGGTTACTGGAAAGACTGATAGGATACAGAGTGATGATTATTATCCTTTTGGATTGCGGAAGTCATCTGGAGCCACAATATCTTTAATTAATAAGTACTTATATAATAGTAAAGAGTTACAGGATGAGTTAGGGCAATATGATTATGGTGCTCGTTTCTATGATCCGGTTATTGGACGATGGAATGTGATTGATCAACTTGCTGAAAAACATCATGAAACGAATCCATATAATTATGTGTTAAATAACCCAATGTCTTATATCGATCCATTAGGTCTGGATACAAGTAAAGCGGGGAGTGTGGCACCTATAAAACCATTAGATATAGTCATAGGCGACAATGGCCAGGAAATAGTTAATGCATTACCTGAAATTCAGGTTGCTGCAAATAAAAAAGACGAATCTATAACTGATGGAAACGGACGTATAAAATATAAAGACGGATTGATTGAAAATTTTGAATACACAGGTGGTGGAGCTGGAAAATATGCAGTTTTTACTGATGTAAGTGGCGATAAGATATATTTCCCAGGTGTAAATATTAGTGCAACTTTAGTGGGCGATGGTGCGGGGGTCACGTTCCCAACTGGAGACATATTTATGAGTGTGAAAGATAATGGTTTAGAAGATTTACAACATGAGTATGGACATTTTTTAGATTATAAATATGCGAATAACTCAAATTATAATGCAGGTGTTATGGCAATAAGCTTTTTATCAACATTTCGGGCAAAAGCGTATGAAATTCTTAATAAAAAAGGCGGAGAGCATAAACGCTCTCTAACAGAAGTGCGGGCTAATATATTATCTTCTGGTTTTTTTGGGCCAAAATCGCCAATTGCTACAAGTAAATACTATCCTAAAAAATAA
- a CDS encoding amidohydrolase family protein yields MKFTLSLILLTFALFARGQSGKYELVISHAEVLDVRSGKILDDQTLLIKDGKIVNMINSSKKITGKKNIDARGRLVTPGFIDTHIHPTDVFGDYENAPEFLAQDSLEYLHRKLSDAYLPYGTTTALILGQPEKWLTPILDWQKHPAPPYTDFYTSGAALISDEERTPYIGHVELENPEKAKAKILEYYRLGIKHIKLYYRIRRPEAEAVLKIADSLGMITYGHIGDFGTRHLHIGEALKMGLINYEHLVTLGAGILTEKEYRQFETEFASNYGTTDTESRVLEMFMEAFSYIDQHEKHKMEALIDSLASRNATFSTTIQRMYEQFQPTYFTQPADKLLTAVQLKRCKENFAVLMKYAKLMSDKGIKLRIGTDGINGGKSLISELIIMTEYGFSVADVFKIATYNGAEAIGIADRAGTIEKGKQADLIIWDKSPFEDPANFSATRTIIKSGVEYKN; encoded by the coding sequence ATGAAATTCACGCTTTCTCTGATCTTACTAACCTTTGCTTTATTTGCCCGTGGCCAATCCGGTAAATATGAGCTGGTGATCAGCCATGCCGAAGTATTAGACGTTAGATCGGGAAAGATATTAGATGATCAGACGCTGCTGATTAAAGACGGGAAAATTGTGAACATGATTAACTCTTCGAAGAAAATCACCGGGAAAAAGAACATTGATGCCCGCGGCCGGTTAGTTACTCCTGGTTTCATCGATACACATATACATCCAACAGATGTTTTTGGAGATTACGAAAATGCCCCCGAATTTCTGGCTCAGGACTCACTGGAATACCTTCACCGTAAACTATCAGACGCCTATTTGCCTTATGGTACAACCACGGCCTTGATATTAGGACAACCTGAAAAATGGCTGACCCCAATTCTTGACTGGCAGAAACATCCCGCCCCTCCATACACTGACTTTTACACGAGTGGGGCTGCTTTAATCTCCGACGAAGAACGAACTCCCTATATTGGGCATGTAGAACTGGAAAATCCGGAGAAAGCTAAAGCTAAAATACTCGAATATTACCGGCTGGGAATTAAACATATCAAATTGTACTACCGGATCAGAAGACCTGAAGCCGAGGCTGTTTTAAAGATTGCTGATAGTCTTGGAATGATAACTTATGGTCATATCGGCGATTTCGGTACCCGTCACCTGCACATTGGAGAGGCTTTAAAAATGGGTCTGATCAACTACGAACACCTGGTGACGCTTGGGGCCGGTATTCTGACAGAAAAAGAATACAGGCAGTTTGAAACAGAATTTGCCTCGAACTATGGCACCACAGACACAGAGTCCAGAGTCCTGGAAATGTTCATGGAAGCATTCAGCTATATAGACCAGCATGAAAAACATAAAATGGAAGCATTAATAGATAGTCTTGCAAGCCGCAATGCTACTTTTTCAACGACCATACAAAGAATGTACGAACAGTTTCAGCCTACTTACTTTACACAACCTGCCGATAAGCTGCTGACCGCAGTACAGCTTAAGCGATGCAAAGAAAACTTTGCTGTTTTAATGAAATATGCAAAATTAATGAGTGATAAAGGCATTAAACTGCGTATTGGCACAGATGGTATTAACGGAGGAAAATCACTGATCTCTGAACTTATTATTATGACGGAATATGGGTTTTCAGTAGCTGATGTTTTTAAAATAGCAACTTACAACGGGGCAGAGGCCATTGGAATTGCAGACAGGGCAGGTACTATTGAAAAAGGCAAACAAGCAGATTTGATTATCTGGGATAAAAGCCCGTTTGAAGATCCCGCAAATTTCAGCGCAACAAGAACAATTATAAAAAGTGGTGTGGAATATAAAAACTAA
- a CDS encoding SIMPL domain-containing protein has protein sequence MRKLFVFAFVTLISVSAMAQQVDLRKKITVSGTAETEVTPDIIYLSISLKEYLKDGNSKKKVEITDLENQLYKAIQAAGIPKENLMINSLSSFNTAPEKKKNPDFLVSKQYRLKVTDLNKWNEIIGSVDPKGVAYTNIDSYDYSKIEALKKDLKIKALQAAKTKATYLVEALGNQLGSVIDIQEQGNENFPVYRASGMMMMKSAMAEDAGGPAPEIDFKKIKLSYVMNTVFEIK, from the coding sequence ATGAGAAAGTTATTCGTCTTTGCCTTTGTTACTTTAATCAGTGTTAGTGCTATGGCTCAACAAGTAGATTTACGCAAAAAGATCACCGTTAGCGGAACAGCTGAAACGGAAGTTACCCCGGATATTATTTATTTAAGCATTTCGCTGAAAGAGTATCTGAAAGATGGTAACAGCAAGAAAAAAGTGGAGATTACGGATTTAGAGAATCAGTTATATAAAGCTATTCAGGCTGCTGGTATTCCTAAGGAGAATTTAATGATCAATAGCTTATCAAGTTTCAATACTGCACCAGAGAAAAAGAAAAACCCTGATTTCTTAGTAAGCAAACAATATCGTTTGAAGGTTACTGATCTGAACAAATGGAATGAAATTATTGGTTCGGTAGATCCTAAGGGAGTAGCCTATACTAATATTGATAGTTATGATTATTCTAAAATTGAAGCTTTAAAGAAAGATTTAAAAATTAAAGCGTTACAGGCTGCTAAAACAAAAGCGACTTACCTGGTTGAGGCTTTAGGTAATCAATTGGGTAGCGTAATTGATATCCAGGAACAAGGTAATGAGAACTTCCCTGTTTACCGTGCAAGCGGAATGATGATGATGAAGTCTGCTATGGCTGAAGACGCTGGCGGTCCTGCACCGGAAATCGACTTCAAGAAAATTAAACTAAGCTATGTAATGAATACAGTTTTTGAAATTAAATAG
- a CDS encoding TraR/DksA family transcriptional regulator encodes MEKPTKTRYSDNELQEFKELIQDKLRMAREEFLNLTNSLSSPNSNGTEDTSGTYKTLEDGSATLEKEQLNQLAARQKKFIENLEAALVRIENKTYGICRETGKLIQKERLRAVPHATLSMEAKLKQA; translated from the coding sequence ATGGAAAAACCTACAAAAACCCGTTACTCAGATAACGAGCTACAAGAATTTAAAGAACTAATCCAGGATAAACTGCGTATGGCGAGAGAGGAATTTCTCAACTTAACGAATTCTTTGAGCAGTCCGAACTCTAATGGTACAGAAGATACTTCTGGTACTTACAAGACTTTGGAAGATGGTTCGGCCACATTGGAGAAAGAGCAATTAAATCAATTAGCTGCACGTCAGAAAAAATTCATTGAGAATTTAGAAGCTGCTTTGGTACGTATTGAGAACAAAACTTATGGTATTTGCCGCGAAACTGGTAAATTGATCCAAAAAGAACGTTTACGTGCTGTACCTCATGCAACTTTAAGCATGGAAGCCAAATTGAAGCAAGCATAA